CTTCATACCCGAGTTCGCACAACAGCGCGGCCGTGGCCAGCGCGTCTTCGGGCGCCACCAGCAGGTCGATGTCCGCCATCGGGCGGTCGCCGGGCAGGTAGACGCCCAGCCGATGCAGGGCGGTGCCCTTCAACCCCACCAGCGCGATGCCGGCGCTGCGCGCGGCGCTGTCGATACGGGTCAGCAGCAGCGCGATACGCCGATGGCGGTCTTCGACATGATCGCGCTGCTCGCTCAGGAAACTGTTCCATTGCGCGTTCTGCCACAACGAGCGGCGCTGCAATAGCGGCGACACGCCATGTGCCGCTGCCGCCGCTGCGGCCAGTTGCCATTGCAGGCGGTCCCACTGTGGCGAACTGTCGCCTGGCTGCGCCAGCTCGTGCGCCAGCTGCTCGGTGGCCGTGTGCAGGCCGTGTCGGATGGTACGAAGCGAAAGCTGCATGCGGGCGTGATCCGGGAGGTCGAAGGGGCGGGGCGCAATGGTGGTGTTGCGAGTCAGTGGCGGTGCTACATGGTGGCGGCGTATCGGCTCAGCGATGGCGTTGTTGCACGCCAAGATTGCATCGGGCGCGTCGAGCGCGTTGGCACTCCTGCTCGGTCGCGCGAGCGATGGTGTGAATGCGCACCCGGCTATTTCGCGTCCACCGGCAAGTGCATGAATCGCTAGCCCACCAGCACCGTGGCCAGCTGCCGGGGTGGCCGTGCGGCCAGGGTGGCCAGCGGCTCGGTACGGTGCAGCTGTTCGGAGGCGATCAAGGCGGACCAGCGCGCTTCCAGCTGCTCGGAGGCCTGCGCAACGGCATCGGCCGTCATCGTGCTTCGTGCCTGCTGCAGGTCCACCTGGGTGTGCAACAGATCGCGCACGCTGCGGTAGAACTCCGAGTCGTAGGCGCCATGGAACATCATCGCCAGGTCGTCGCTATCCTGCCAATGCGTCTTGCCGCCGAGCTGGTTCTTCACTTCTTCGTAGAACTTGGTGCCCGGCAGCGGATAGGATACGCTGACGCCGATGATGTCCGGATTGGCCTGGGTCACCAGTGCACGCGTGGCCAGGATGTCGTCGAGTTCTTCGCCCAGATAGCCCAGCTGGATGAAGAAGCCTACGCGGATTCCGTGCGCGCCCAGGCGCTGGCGGGCGGCGATCACCTCGGTTACCTCGGTGCCCTTGGTCATCCTGTCGAGGATGCGCTGGCTGCCGCTTTCCGCACCGATCCAGGCCTCCGCACATCCGGCGCGCGCCAGTGCCGCGGCCATGCGCTCGCTGGCCAGATCCGCGCGGGTCTGGATGGTGAATGGAATGGCGCCGTCGGCCTCGCTCAAACGCTGCGCAAACGCCTCCACCCAGTCGATATGGAAGCCGAAGATGTCGTCGGCCATCCACAGGTGATCGGGCTGGAAGTTGCGTTTGAGATGGATCATCTCGGCAGCCACGTCCTCGGCGTCGCGACGCTTGTAGTGGTTGCCCCAGATCGGCTTGGCGCACCAGTTGCAGCGGAACGGACAACCGCGCGAGGCGGCCATGTTCAGGCTGAAATAGCCATGTCGCTTCCGCCAGAAGCGCTGGTAGCGCGGCATGTCGACCAGGTCCCAGGCAGGCAGGCCGCTCAGGCGCGCGTCCGGTGGCTGTGCACCCGGATGCGCGCGTACCGCTGCCGGATCGCTGGTGGCAATGCGTGCGACACCGGACAACCAGGCCTGCATGTCGATCTGCGGATTGCGTTCGACCCGCTCGATCAACTCGATCAACGGTGCGATGCCTTCGCCGATCAATACCGCATGCGCACCGGCGGCCAGAAATGCGTCCGGGTTGTCGGACGCATCCGAGCCCGCCACCAACACCCGGCAGCCGGCCGCGCGCGCCTGTCCGATCATGCGGCACGCCGCCTCGCGCATGCGGCTCAGGCACATCTTGGTGAGGAAGTTGAAGTTGTCCTCATAGAACACCACCAACTCCGGTTGCGCATCGTGCAGCGCGCCGGCGTAGTCCTCGACATCGTCGGCCAGCATGGCGTCGAACAGGCTCAGGACATGCCCGCGTTCGCGCAGCAATGCCGCGATCTGCAAGGTGGCCAGCGGGGGGTACGGCTTGCCGCGTTCCCATTGCTTGGGGTCGTAACGCAGGAAATACGAATGACTGACCTGGATCTTTAGCATCTGCACAAGGCTCTCGTTCTGTCGCCAGGTGGCGCGCAGCGGCGGCGTGCGCAGACACCGGCATTCGGCTCGGCAGTAGGTGCGCGCACAGGCGTCTTTGGTTGCGCTGCTGCGCTGCGTGAAATGGCAACCGATGACGCCTGTTCAGCGCGTACAGCGATGCAACCTTTGCGCGCGCAGTCGGCACACACCGGCTGATCGATGCATTGGATGACAGGCATGCCGCAGTCGGCTGCGTTGGCGCAATACCAGCCGCTGGAAGAGCGCGCACGCGACGCGGCCAAGGCCGCCGTGGCGGCGGACCCGTTCGGCGAACAGCGCGTGCGTGCCTTCAGCGTGCAGCGGCAGATTCTTGGTGCGCTGTTCCATTTCCACAGCGATAGCCCGGCGCTGCTGGCCCTGGTCGATGCCGCCTATGCCGGCTTGCCGGCACATCACCTACCGGGTGCGCTGCAGTTCCACATCACCCTGGATCTGCTGCCGGACGCGCACGGCAGCGTGGTCGCCGAGCCGCCGCCGGTGCGCACGCATGCAGTGGGCGGCCTGGTCTGTGGCGTGATGGATGCTTGCAACTACCTGATGCTGTCGATCCCGGAGCGCCGCGCCATGCTGGTGGTCTCGGAGGACATGCTGGCGCATGCGTACCACGTGCGCTACGAGCTGATCGAGTTTGCGGTGTTCCTGCTGGCAGCGCGTGGCATGGGGCTGGTGCCGCTGCACGGCGCCTGCGTGGGCCGGCGCGGCCGCAGCGTGCTGCTGCTCGGCGCCAGCGGCGCGGGTAAATCCACGCTGGCGCTGCACAGCCTGCTGCACGGGCTGGAGTTCATCGCCGAAGACGGCGTATTCGTGGCGCCGGACAGCCTGCTGACCACCGGCGT
The window above is part of the Xanthomonas cassavae CFBP 4642 genome. Proteins encoded here:
- a CDS encoding serine kinase translates to MPQSAALAQYQPLEERARDAAKAAVAADPFGEQRVRAFSVQRQILGALFHFHSDSPALLALVDAAYAGLPAHHLPGALQFHITLDLLPDAHGSVVAEPPPVRTHAVGGLVCGVMDACNYLMLSIPERRAMLVVSEDMLAHAYHVRYELIEFAVFLLAARGMGLVPLHGACVGRRGRSVLLLGASGAGKSTLALHSLLHGLEFIAEDGVFVAPDSLLTTGVANFLHLRPEVLGLVDAPTRAWITASPIIRRRSGVEKFEVDIRHGHATLAPTPLQLSAVVMLSKQPASTSGNGLMPVPAAQIAQCLQRDQPYAAGQPGWQRFVAQVQRIGMFTLHRGAHPQASLDALLQVLR